Proteins co-encoded in one Streptomyces sp. NBC_01283 genomic window:
- a CDS encoding DUF3224 domain-containing protein, whose amino-acid sequence MTTQATGTFTFSHWDEKPVSGAEGGARIAHAAVTNDFAGAIEATGTSCEYTLVYVDETTGAFVGYEFIEGTVDGRTGSLVLEQRGSFGADGTVTCLLTVQPGSGSGELTGLSGTGAFTARHGETTVPYSLTYEIG is encoded by the coding sequence ATGACCACGCAAGCCACCGGCACCTTCACCTTCTCCCACTGGGACGAGAAGCCGGTCTCCGGAGCGGAGGGCGGCGCCCGCATCGCGCACGCCGCCGTCACGAACGACTTCGCCGGTGCCATCGAGGCCACCGGCACCTCCTGCGAGTACACGCTCGTGTACGTCGACGAGACCACCGGCGCCTTCGTGGGCTACGAGTTCATCGAGGGAACCGTCGACGGTCGCACGGGCTCCCTCGTCCTGGAGCAGCGCGGCTCGTTCGGCGCCGACGGCACGGTCACCTGCCTCCTGACCGTGCAACCCGGCTCGGGATCGGGTGAGTTGACGGGCCTCTCCGGCACCGGCGCGTTCACCGCACGGCACGGTGAGACCACCGTCCCGTACAGCCTCACGTACGAGATCGGCTGA
- a CDS encoding helix-turn-helix transcriptional regulator — protein MRADRLLALLLLLQNRGRMTAPELAEELEVSVRTVYRDAEALAASGVPVYAERGPAGGLRLMDGYRTRLTGLTDDEADSLALAGMPAAAADLGLGAELVTAQLKLGAALPAGLGERSRRIQERFHLDAEGWFRAADPAPLLSVVADAVWRQRVLRAHYRRWGGEVRRELHPLGLVLKAGNWYLVAAAGEAADDAVRTYRVSRFLEVTAADEPSVRPAGFDLAAYWEGAARDLRARVLQGTARVRISPAGLRLLPALFGAAGARAVEAAGEPDADGRRVVDLEVETLPVAVSDLLRLGLEAEVLGPPELRAALTRTVTGLAQRYA, from the coding sequence ATGCGTGCTGACCGGCTTCTCGCCCTGCTCCTGCTGCTCCAGAACCGCGGGCGCATGACCGCGCCCGAACTCGCCGAGGAGCTGGAGGTCTCGGTGCGGACCGTCTACCGGGACGCGGAGGCCCTCGCCGCCTCCGGTGTGCCCGTGTACGCCGAGCGGGGTCCGGCGGGCGGTCTCCGGCTGATGGACGGCTACCGCACCCGGCTGACCGGACTCACGGACGACGAGGCCGACTCCCTTGCCCTCGCGGGGATGCCGGCCGCCGCCGCCGATCTGGGTCTGGGGGCCGAACTGGTCACCGCTCAGCTCAAGTTGGGCGCGGCGCTCCCGGCCGGGCTCGGTGAGCGGTCACGGCGGATCCAGGAGCGCTTTCACCTGGACGCGGAGGGGTGGTTCCGCGCGGCCGATCCCGCGCCGCTGCTGTCCGTCGTCGCCGACGCCGTGTGGCGTCAGCGGGTGCTGCGGGCGCACTACCGGCGGTGGGGCGGTGAAGTGCGGCGTGAGCTGCATCCTTTGGGGCTCGTGCTCAAGGCGGGAAATTGGTATCTGGTGGCAGCTGCAGGTGAGGCCGCCGACGACGCCGTACGTACCTACCGGGTCTCACGCTTCCTGGAGGTGACGGCGGCGGATGAGCCCTCCGTGCGGCCCGCCGGGTTCGATCTGGCCGCCTACTGGGAGGGCGCCGCGCGCGACCTGCGGGCGCGGGTGCTGCAGGGCACGGCGCGCGTGCGGATCTCACCGGCGGGGCTCCGGCTGCTGCCCGCGTTGTTCGGGGCGGCGGGGGCGCGGGCCGTGGAGGCGGCGGGCGAGCCGGACGCGGACGGCAGACGGGTGGTCGACCTGGAGGTCGAGACATTGCCCGTCGCGGTGAGCGACCTCCTGAGGCTGGGGCTTGAAGCCGAGGTGCTCGGCCCGCCCGAACTCCGCGCCGCACTGACCAGGACCGTCACCGGCCTGGCCCAGCGGTATGCGTGA